Proteins from a single region of Runella sp. SP2:
- a CDS encoding FecR family protein produces MNKAIMKELLFAHFSGRSTALQRTTIADWLQQPENQLLYVSWLDEWERQHLQYMAEEEDALALLNARIESWNQQQNIEATEESSELPIRRRFAFTQWLAAASVVLVLVAGMYAGRSYIFYQKIETAFGETRQLTLPDGSQVSLNAHSSLRFPRFGFGPRSRVVWLTGEAAFSVQHTPTHQRFFVKTARGVQVEVLGTEFNVFDRPSGTKVVLSKGAIQLNYTGAKKAVRGLRLKPGDAVNVDAKGNLTQTRIKEPEVSSAWKEHRFNFNSTPVREIVELLHDNYNLRVVLKNQEIGERTVTGSFQADNADEFLQVVAELLEINYKQKDSTVTFFE; encoded by the coding sequence ATGAACAAAGCCATAATGAAAGAACTGCTGTTTGCGCATTTTAGCGGACGCTCAACGGCACTTCAGCGAACGACGATTGCCGATTGGCTGCAACAACCCGAAAACCAGCTACTGTATGTGTCTTGGCTCGACGAATGGGAGCGTCAGCACCTTCAGTACATGGCCGAAGAAGAGGATGCTTTGGCACTGCTAAACGCACGCATTGAGTCTTGGAATCAACAACAAAATATAGAAGCAACCGAAGAAAGCTCAGAACTGCCCATTCGCCGAAGGTTTGCTTTTACCCAGTGGCTGGCGGCAGCTTCGGTGGTGTTGGTATTGGTGGCGGGAATGTATGCGGGAAGAAGCTATATTTTTTACCAAAAGATAGAGACGGCTTTTGGAGAAACCCGACAACTTACCTTGCCTGACGGCTCGCAGGTATCGCTCAATGCCCATTCGTCTTTGCGTTTCCCAAGGTTTGGATTTGGCCCGCGCTCACGGGTAGTGTGGCTGACGGGAGAAGCAGCTTTCTCCGTACAACATACTCCTACGCACCAACGCTTTTTTGTAAAAACAGCCCGTGGCGTGCAAGTGGAGGTGTTGGGAACAGAGTTTAATGTGTTTGACCGTCCCAGCGGAACCAAAGTCGTATTGAGCAAAGGGGCGATTCAGCTCAATTATACGGGAGCTAAAAAAGCGGTGAGGGGCCTGCGGTTGAAACCAGGCGATGCCGTCAACGTGGATGCCAAAGGAAACCTGACGCAGACGCGTATCAAGGAGCCCGAAGTAAGTTCGGCTTGGAAAGAACACCGCTTCAATTTTAACAGTACGCCCGTTCGGGAAATTGTGGAATTACTCCACGACAACTACAACCTGCGCGTTGTCCTTAAAAATCAGGAGATTGGTGAGCGAACGGTGACAGGCTCATTTCAGGCCGATAATGCAGACGAGTTTTTACAAGTAGTGGCCGAATTGCTCGAAATCAACTACAAACAAAAAGATTCTACGGTTACCTTTTTTGAATAA
- a CDS encoding RNA polymerase sigma-70 factor, which translates to MAENQPSQPQPSTHPFQRPDVEPILLDVEYLIRQAFEEDARRGYELLFRRYYRPLCSQAVRFVYSRAVAEDLVSEVFFSFWKNQAQLHITTTYQAYLYSAVRKRAYSYLQREFHQEMSITDENAEGINNNVEIDPEQLLQYTELYQRIEETVRTLPPQCQRVFVMSRFEGKKHREIADELQISPKTIEAHLSRALSQLRQVLRMGLFCGLVFFVPATSPSEISTPSPTYCHQ; encoded by the coding sequence ATGGCCGAAAATCAACCGAGCCAACCCCAGCCTTCCACCCACCCGTTTCAAAGGCCAGATGTTGAGCCCATACTCCTTGACGTTGAGTATCTTATCCGACAAGCGTTTGAAGAAGATGCACGGCGAGGCTATGAACTGTTGTTTCGGCGCTACTATCGTCCGCTGTGTAGTCAGGCGGTGCGTTTTGTGTATTCACGGGCGGTGGCCGAAGATTTGGTGAGTGAAGTGTTTTTTAGCTTTTGGAAAAACCAAGCCCAGCTTCATATCACAACCACCTACCAAGCTTATTTATATTCGGCCGTTCGGAAGCGGGCGTATTCGTACCTCCAGCGCGAGTTTCACCAAGAGATGTCCATTACCGACGAGAATGCAGAAGGCATCAATAACAATGTAGAGATTGATCCCGAGCAGTTGTTGCAATACACCGAATTATACCAGCGCATCGAAGAAACCGTACGTACGCTGCCACCGCAGTGCCAGCGGGTGTTTGTGATGAGCCGTTTTGAAGGAAAAAAACACCGCGAAATTGCCGACGAGTTGCAGATTTCCCCAAAAACGATTGAAGCCCATTTGAGCCGTGCTTTGTCACAACTGCGGCAAGTACTACGAATGGGGCTTTTTTGCGGACTTGTGTTTTTTGTCCCAGCCACTTCGCCTTCCGAAATATCCACACCATCACCAACATACTGTCATCAATGA
- a CDS encoding phosphoglycerate kinase, which yields MKTVDSYNFAGKRALIRVDFNVPLNEKFEITDDTRIQATLPTIRKILADGGSCILMSHLGRPKDGPTEKYSLKHLINPLSVILGVSVKFADDCIGASASEQAAALQPGEVLLLENLRFYKQEEKGDVEFAEKLSKLGDVWVNDAFGTAHRAHASTAVIGQFFEDRVCGYVMQAEIDNAQRVLEQAERPFTAIMGGAKISDKILIIERLLDKVDNLIIGGGMTYTFTKALGGKIGKSLLEADKQDLALEILAKAKEKGVNILMPLDNVCADAFSNDANRQIVKTGEIEDGWEGLDIGPETITLFEETVRNSKTILWNGPMGVFEFPNFATGTNAIAEAVVQATEQNDAFSLIGGGDSASAINNAGYGDRVSYVSTGGGALLEYMEGKVLPGVAALA from the coding sequence ATGAAAACCGTAGATTCGTACAATTTTGCGGGCAAACGTGCCCTCATTCGCGTTGACTTCAACGTTCCTCTCAACGAAAAATTTGAAATTACTGACGACACTCGTATCCAAGCTACGCTACCTACCATTCGTAAGATTTTGGCAGACGGCGGTTCTTGCATTTTGATGTCGCACTTAGGTCGCCCGAAAGATGGCCCGACCGAAAAATATTCGCTCAAACACCTTATCAATCCACTTTCGGTGATTTTGGGTGTCTCTGTAAAATTTGCTGACGACTGCATCGGTGCTTCGGCATCCGAACAAGCCGCCGCGCTTCAACCAGGTGAAGTATTGTTGTTGGAAAACCTACGTTTTTACAAACAAGAAGAAAAAGGAGACGTTGAGTTTGCCGAAAAACTCTCAAAATTGGGAGATGTTTGGGTAAACGACGCTTTCGGAACGGCTCACCGCGCCCACGCTTCTACGGCCGTTATCGGGCAGTTTTTTGAAGACCGCGTGTGTGGCTACGTCATGCAGGCCGAAATCGACAACGCACAACGCGTGTTGGAACAAGCCGAACGTCCATTTACGGCAATCATGGGAGGCGCCAAAATTTCGGACAAAATTCTCATCATTGAGCGCTTGTTGGACAAAGTAGATAACCTTATCATCGGCGGTGGTATGACTTATACTTTTACCAAAGCCTTGGGCGGAAAGATTGGAAAATCGCTTTTAGAAGCTGATAAGCAAGACTTAGCCTTAGAAATTTTGGCAAAAGCGAAAGAAAAAGGCGTAAACATATTGATGCCTTTGGACAACGTTTGCGCGGATGCTTTCTCAAATGATGCCAACCGCCAAATCGTGAAAACGGGAGAAATCGAAGATGGATGGGAAGGTTTGGACATTGGCCCAGAAACCATCACCTTGTTTGAAGAAACCGTTCGTAATTCTAAAACGATTCTTTGGAATGGCCCAATGGGCGTATTTGAATTCCCGAACTTTGCGACAGGCACCAACGCCATCGCCGAGGCAGTCGTACAAGCTACTGAGCAGAACGATGCGTTTTCGCTTATTGGTGGTGGTGACTCTGCTTCTGCCATCAACAACGCTGGCTACGGCGACCGCGTAAGCTACGTTTCGACGGGTGGTGGTGCACTTCTTGAATACATGGAAGGGAAAGTTCTTCCAGGAGTAGCAGCATTGGCTTAA
- a CDS encoding NADH-quinone oxidoreductase subunit N, translated as MQLKEHLLHIIESLPRVVPETWLAFAFLLLITAELVLKLTRWSQQTSTVLWFSAFGLSLAGLLLVILQWNAPEGYLFHHLLYLDTKAVFFKGLILITTLFVLLHIRVTHAQLPPEFYAILLAIVLGLCFMTMAVNGLSLYLSIELVSIGSYLLASMGRGKLAAEGGIKYLLFGALSSGIMLYGLSFLYGMTGSLDLTSEVFANHLAQNHPVIILVVGFLTLGGVLFKLSLVPFHVWAPDVYEGAPTPIVAFLSTAPKAAALLLLMRLLSALPADFQQLMALLALSSILLGNLSALWQNDLKRLLAYSGIAQAGFVLVGVVAFSQAGFESATFYIVIYVLTNLAAFLLVDLVSSGRPTLLSLSGKGAQLPVLAVCFVIVMVALVGLPPTAGFTSKLLVFSALWEANTTAPSSLLTTLLVVGLLNAVISLVYYFKIPFYLFFKEAPEASHETPKPAGTALVVALTVLIVVLFLKTDWLMLWIKQL; from the coding sequence TTGCAACTCAAAGAGCATTTACTCCATATCATCGAAAGCCTTCCACGGGTAGTGCCCGAAACATGGCTGGCTTTTGCCTTTCTGCTGTTGATTACGGCCGAGTTAGTATTGAAACTAACGCGTTGGTCGCAACAGACGTCCACTGTTTTGTGGTTTTCAGCGTTTGGACTAAGTTTGGCTGGGCTGCTATTGGTTATTCTCCAATGGAACGCCCCCGAAGGCTATTTATTTCACCACCTGCTTTATCTTGATACGAAGGCCGTTTTTTTCAAGGGGCTTATACTCATCACTACCCTTTTTGTTCTTTTGCATATACGCGTCACTCACGCCCAATTACCGCCTGAGTTTTACGCCATTCTACTCGCCATTGTGTTGGGGCTTTGTTTTATGACCATGGCCGTCAATGGCCTTAGCCTCTACTTATCGATTGAACTCGTTTCGATTGGTTCGTATTTGTTAGCAAGTATGGGCCGTGGCAAGCTCGCCGCAGAAGGCGGTATCAAGTACCTACTTTTTGGCGCACTGAGCTCGGGCATTATGCTGTACGGCCTTTCATTTCTATACGGAATGACGGGCTCACTCGACCTCACCAGCGAAGTTTTTGCCAATCATCTGGCTCAAAATCACCCCGTCATAATACTCGTTGTGGGTTTTCTGACACTTGGTGGCGTTCTTTTCAAACTCTCCTTGGTTCCCTTTCACGTGTGGGCACCCGACGTATATGAAGGAGCCCCTACACCCATTGTTGCCTTTTTATCAACCGCTCCCAAAGCCGCTGCGCTGCTCTTATTGATGCGTTTGTTGAGTGCACTTCCTGCCGATTTTCAGCAGCTGATGGCGCTCTTGGCACTCAGTAGTATTTTGCTAGGAAATTTGTCGGCACTTTGGCAAAATGACCTCAAGCGTCTTTTGGCTTATTCGGGCATTGCGCAAGCGGGTTTTGTACTCGTAGGTGTGGTGGCTTTCAGCCAAGCAGGTTTTGAAAGCGCTACGTTTTATATTGTTATTTATGTTTTGACCAACCTCGCCGCATTCTTATTGGTTGACTTGGTAAGTTCTGGCCGCCCGACCTTACTTTCATTGTCAGGTAAAGGGGCACAGCTACCCGTGCTTGCCGTTTGTTTTGTGATAGTCATGGTGGCTTTGGTAGGTTTACCTCCCACGGCGGGCTTTACCTCCAAACTCTTGGTCTTTTCTGCCCTTTGGGAGGCCAATACGACCGCTCCTTCTTCGTTGCTTACCACGCTCTTGGTGGTAGGGCTACTCAACGCTGTCATTTCCTTGGTCTATTACTTCAAAATACCCTTTTATTTATTTTTCAAGGAGGCGCCAGAAGCTAGCCACGAAACCCCAAAGCCTGCTGGAACGGCCTTGGTAGTAGCGCTGACGGTGCTTATCGTTGTACTTTTTCTAAAAACTGACTGGTTGATGCTCTGGATAAAGCAGCTTTAG
- a CDS encoding KUP/HAK/KT family potassium transporter, which produces MESNNGHHHHLDKASAAGLLIAFGIIYGDIGTSPLYVMDSIFKEDPIISPQTVLGALSCVFWTLTLQTTVKYVVLILRADNRGEGGIFALYALVRRHAKWLTVPAIIGGAALLADGIITPPISVSSAIEGLRIIYPDIQTIPIVIGIITALFLVQVFGTNKVGGAFGPIMFIWFSMLGTFGIIWIAKDWTILRALNPYYAYQLLFEKPEGFWLLGAVFLCTTGAEALYSDLGHCGRANIRVSWVFVKICLILQYFGQGSWLLSHAGESLDGRRPIYELMPDWFLLPGIAIATSAAIIASQALISGSFTLVSEAIRLNFWPKVRLRYPSLQKGQLYVPSVNLLLWLGCVGVVLYFKESSAMEAAYGLAITLTMLMTTILMSYYLYAKKYQMWGVVIFMAIYIAIEGSFLIANLVKFTHGGWVSLVIGAMIAGLMFVWYRAFYIKLRLTEYVKLNDYVDSLKELSRDISIPKYATHLIFMSNASRMSEIESKVIYSIFQKRPKRADIYWFVHVDTTDDPYTMEYKVNVIEPDDVIRVNFRLGFRIEQRVNLYFKKVIEEMVKNKEVDITSRYESLNRHNVIGDFRFVVLEKFLSFENELPLFEQAIMKAYFFIKGFTTSEDKWFGLDSSAVKIEKVPLIIRPAENIKLKRIYS; this is translated from the coding sequence ATGGAAAGTAATAACGGGCATCACCACCACCTAGATAAAGCTTCAGCCGCTGGGTTATTGATTGCTTTTGGAATTATCTACGGCGACATTGGTACTTCTCCCTTGTACGTGATGGACAGTATTTTTAAGGAAGATCCCATCATTTCGCCTCAAACGGTTTTGGGAGCCCTTTCTTGCGTTTTTTGGACACTGACTCTCCAAACTACTGTCAAATACGTGGTACTGATTCTTCGAGCCGACAACCGTGGTGAAGGGGGGATTTTTGCCTTGTATGCCTTAGTACGTCGCCATGCGAAATGGCTCACCGTTCCTGCCATCATTGGGGGAGCGGCGCTCTTAGCCGATGGAATCATTACACCCCCCATTTCGGTATCATCAGCCATCGAAGGGTTACGCATCATTTATCCTGACATTCAGACCATTCCCATCGTCATCGGGATTATCACTGCTCTATTTTTAGTGCAAGTCTTCGGAACCAACAAGGTGGGAGGTGCTTTTGGCCCCATTATGTTTATTTGGTTTTCGATGTTAGGGACGTTTGGTATCATCTGGATTGCGAAAGATTGGACCATTTTGCGGGCGCTTAACCCGTACTACGCCTACCAGCTTTTGTTTGAAAAACCCGAAGGTTTTTGGTTGTTAGGAGCTGTTTTCTTGTGTACCACGGGAGCCGAAGCCCTTTACTCTGACTTGGGACACTGTGGCCGCGCCAACATCCGTGTCAGCTGGGTATTTGTTAAAATTTGTTTGATTCTCCAATACTTCGGTCAAGGTTCTTGGTTGCTTTCTCACGCGGGTGAGTCTTTGGATGGACGCCGTCCCATTTACGAACTCATGCCCGATTGGTTTCTTCTTCCAGGGATTGCGATTGCGACTTCGGCGGCTATCATTGCCAGCCAAGCCTTGATTTCTGGCTCGTTTACCCTCGTGAGCGAAGCCATTCGTCTCAATTTTTGGCCTAAAGTTCGTTTGCGCTACCCAAGCCTTCAAAAAGGACAATTGTACGTCCCAAGCGTCAACCTGTTATTGTGGTTGGGTTGTGTTGGCGTGGTGTTGTATTTCAAAGAATCATCGGCCATGGAAGCGGCCTATGGTCTTGCCATTACCCTCACCATGTTGATGACCACGATTTTGATGTCCTATTACCTTTACGCCAAAAAATATCAGATGTGGGGCGTAGTCATTTTTATGGCTATCTACATTGCGATTGAAGGGTCATTTCTGATTGCAAACTTAGTGAAGTTTACGCACGGAGGTTGGGTTTCGCTCGTTATCGGGGCCATGATTGCAGGGTTGATGTTTGTTTGGTACCGCGCGTTTTATATCAAACTTCGCTTGACTGAATACGTCAAACTCAACGATTATGTAGATTCGCTCAAAGAACTTAGTCGCGATATTTCGATTCCTAAATACGCTACCCACCTTATTTTTATGAGCAACGCTTCGCGGATGTCGGAAATCGAATCAAAAGTGATTTATTCTATCTTCCAAAAGCGCCCCAAACGCGCCGATATTTATTGGTTTGTTCACGTCGATACCACTGATGATCCATACACAATGGAATACAAAGTGAACGTCATCGAACCCGACGACGTCATTCGGGTCAACTTCCGCCTAGGCTTTCGTATCGAACAACGGGTCAACCTTTATTTCAAGAAAGTAATTGAAGAAATGGTAAAAAATAAGGAAGTTGACATCACAAGCCGCTACGAATCGCTCAACCGACACAATGTTATCGGCGATTTTCGGTTTGTAGTATTAGAGAAGTTCTTATCGTTTGAAAACGAGCTTCCGCTATTTGAACAAGCCATTATGAAAGCGTATTTCTTTATCAAAGGCTTTACCACCAGCGAAGACAAGTGGTTTGGATTGGATAGTAGCGCGGTAAAAATCGAAAAAGTACCGCTTATTATTCGTCCAGCCGAAAACATCAAATTAAAACGTATTTATAGTTAA